From Flectobacillus major DSM 103, one genomic window encodes:
- a CDS encoding DMT family transporter, whose amino-acid sequence MKPSKNLAIVLGLLSSLFFAFTFIINRKLSITGGSWVWSASLRFYWMLPFFLAIVVYRKNFHELVLELRKNLKWWLLWSSVGFGIFYSMLTFAASFGPSWLIASTWQFTIIAGMIVSLFVNKTQNNQIEQLKKPFLFSGIILLGIAIMQITHAQSISMSELLLGLIPVLIASFAYPIGNRKMMQLVDGKLDVYQRILGMILCSMPFWILLSGFELLINHVTPPSGQLVQTFIVAVCSGVIATILFFTATDMVRSDEKQLATIEATQSAEVIFTLIGEMLFLSVSFPNNIELLGIALVMIGMILHAIK is encoded by the coding sequence ATGAAACCTTCTAAAAACTTGGCAATTGTACTCGGATTGCTTTCTTCTTTGTTTTTTGCATTTACGTTTATTATTAATCGAAAACTTTCAATCACTGGAGGAAGTTGGGTTTGGAGTGCCTCATTGCGGTTTTACTGGATGCTCCCATTTTTTTTAGCTATTGTTGTTTATAGAAAAAACTTTCATGAACTCGTTCTTGAGCTACGAAAAAACTTAAAATGGTGGTTATTATGGAGTTCTGTAGGGTTTGGAATATTTTATTCGATGCTTACTTTTGCGGCATCATTTGGTCCTTCATGGCTGATTGCTAGTACTTGGCAATTCACAATCATCGCAGGAATGATAGTTTCTTTGTTCGTCAACAAGACCCAAAATAACCAGATTGAGCAACTCAAAAAGCCATTTCTATTTTCAGGAATTATATTATTGGGTATTGCCATCATGCAAATTACTCATGCTCAATCTATCTCGATGTCTGAGTTATTATTAGGGCTAATTCCTGTGCTGATTGCCTCATTTGCCTATCCTATCGGCAACAGAAAAATGATGCAATTAGTCGACGGGAAGTTAGATGTTTATCAAAGAATTTTAGGCATGATACTATGCAGTATGCCATTTTGGATACTTCTAAGCGGTTTTGAATTATTGATAAATCATGTTACTCCGCCAAGTGGTCAATTAGTTCAGACATTTATTGTAGCTGTCTGTTCTGGAGTTATTGCTACCATACTTTTTTTTACGGCAACCGACATGGTTCGCAGCGATGAAAAACAACTTGCCACTATCGAAGCCACACAATCGGCTGAAGTCATATTTACGTTAATTGGCGAAATGTTATTTTTATCCGTTAGTTTTCCTAACAACATCGAACTACTAGGTATCGCCCTTGTAATGATAGGAATGATACTTCATGCTATTAAATAG
- the ppk1 gene encoding polyphosphate kinase 1 yields the protein MSHFSFFDRDISWLYFNERVLQEAQSKSVPLLERIKFLAIYSSNLDEFYRVRIPALIALKKIAVKENLENKKNNQDTFSKIQIIVNAQLQLFGKILSQELIPELRKNQIHLVYNEAIPEVVIPEAKAYFFSQILAFLQPIRLSDENCVCFPENNKLYALVDVVDDTTLSPDLLMINIPSEQLPRFFSLNKNGIQYILFLEDIIKTFLPLMLKRYTVNGFYNFKITRDADLSLEDDYKGDLVEKMEKLIAKRDFGYATRCLYDANTPNEVIQTLVQKLNLRKSSLVAGGVYHNSKDFASLPIQQPQFRYDTWKPTPHPFEQQDGLLLDLIQQKDMMIHAPYQSYDTVLRFFNEAAMDTHVEEIYVTLYRVASDSRIVNALISAAKNGKKVTVLVELKARFDEGNNIKWAKKMKAEGVKIIYSIPSLKVHAKIALIKKKQGDSISYLGLLATGNLNESTARFYTDHILLTSHQDMLDEMKQVFHFLSKKKKKPAISDITSFQYLLVAQFNLLQKFVQLIDQEIANAKQGLPASITIKLNNLEEQVLIQKLYEASNAGVKINLIVRGICCLIPEVAGMSEHIKVHRIIDKYLEHGRIFVFHNNGQNNVFMGSSDWMNRNIYRRIEVCFPIFDPEIKNELLTLLDMQWQDNLQAVQLSNTVPNIPIKTTGNAVRSQEAIYEFLKNKR from the coding sequence ATGTCGCATTTTAGTTTTTTTGATAGAGATATTAGCTGGTTATATTTCAACGAAAGAGTACTACAAGAAGCCCAATCTAAATCTGTACCCCTTTTGGAACGAATTAAGTTCTTGGCCATTTATTCGTCTAACTTAGATGAATTTTATCGTGTACGTATTCCTGCCCTTATTGCTCTCAAGAAAATAGCCGTAAAGGAAAACCTAGAAAATAAAAAAAACAATCAAGATACTTTTTCCAAAATTCAAATAATTGTCAATGCTCAATTACAACTTTTTGGAAAAATACTTTCGCAAGAACTTATTCCTGAGTTACGAAAAAATCAGATTCATCTTGTTTATAACGAGGCCATTCCCGAAGTTGTAATACCAGAAGCTAAGGCTTATTTTTTTTCGCAAATATTAGCTTTTTTACAGCCTATTCGCTTATCGGACGAAAATTGTGTTTGTTTTCCTGAAAACAATAAGCTCTATGCCCTTGTGGATGTTGTCGACGATACCACGCTATCGCCAGATTTGTTGATGATTAATATTCCTTCCGAGCAGCTTCCTAGATTTTTTTCATTGAATAAAAATGGGATTCAATACATTCTTTTTTTGGAAGATATTATCAAAACTTTTTTGCCTCTTATGCTAAAAAGGTATACAGTCAATGGTTTTTATAATTTCAAAATTACCCGCGATGCCGACCTTTCTTTGGAGGATGATTATAAAGGTGATTTGGTTGAAAAAATGGAAAAACTCATAGCCAAACGAGACTTTGGCTATGCAACACGTTGCCTTTATGATGCCAATACGCCCAACGAGGTTATCCAAACTTTGGTACAAAAACTCAACCTGCGTAAATCTAGCTTGGTTGCGGGGGGTGTTTATCATAATTCCAAAGATTTTGCCTCTTTGCCTATACAGCAACCTCAGTTTAGATACGATACTTGGAAGCCAACACCACACCCTTTTGAACAACAAGACGGCTTACTTCTCGACTTAATTCAGCAAAAAGATATGATGATTCATGCTCCGTACCAGTCGTATGATACGGTGTTGCGTTTTTTCAATGAAGCTGCTATGGATACACACGTCGAAGAAATCTATGTGACACTATACCGAGTTGCTAGCGATTCCCGAATTGTGAATGCGTTGATTAGTGCCGCCAAAAATGGCAAAAAAGTAACGGTTTTGGTAGAATTAAAAGCTCGGTTTGATGAAGGAAATAATATTAAATGGGCCAAAAAAATGAAGGCTGAAGGTGTCAAAATTATTTATAGTATTCCCTCGCTAAAGGTACATGCCAAAATTGCCCTTATCAAGAAAAAACAAGGAGATTCAATATCGTATTTGGGGTTGTTGGCTACTGGAAATCTTAACGAAAGTACCGCACGGTTTTATACCGACCATATTTTACTGACTTCGCATCAGGATATGCTCGACGAAATGAAACAGGTTTTTCACTTTCTTAGTAAGAAAAAGAAAAAACCTGCTATTTCAGATATTACCAGTTTTCAGTACTTACTTGTAGCTCAGTTTAATTTGCTCCAAAAGTTTGTTCAGCTAATAGACCAAGAAATTGCCAATGCCAAACAGGGGCTTCCTGCCTCAATCACTATCAAACTCAATAACCTCGAAGAGCAAGTTTTAATCCAAAAACTCTACGAAGCTTCCAATGCAGGAGTCAAGATCAACCTGATTGTGAGAGGTATCTGTTGCCTAATCCCTGAGGTGGCGGGTATGAGCGAACATATTAAAGTACACCGAATTATCGACAAATATCTGGAACATGGTCGGATTTTTGTATTTCATAACAATGGTCAAAATAACGTATTTATGGGTTCGTCCGACTGGATGAATCGCAATATATACCGTCGTATCGAGGTCTGTTTCCCAATTTTTGACCCTGAAATTAAGAATGAACTACTAACCTTACTTGATATGCAGTGGCAGGATAACCTACAGGCAGTACAACTCAGCAATACAGTACCTAATATTCCAATCAAAACCACTGGAAATGCAGTTCGTTCGCAAGAAGCTATTTATGA
- a CDS encoding alpha/beta fold hydrolase, translated as MKKTILAIAILVSLFTNSLIAQTKRVPASAGRAEYIEVEKNVRLHVTDLGTGKPIVLIHGWPLSDAMYEYQYQYLVQKGFRVIGITLRGFGKSDKPYGKYNFDVFSDDIKIVLEKLKIQNAVLGGFSMGGAVVIHYVTKYNAAHVSKLALFGAAAPSWKQRDSSPFGVTAAAGANLINQTMTQRQDLIAGFGSAFPAKEGNISKNVEKWLESINLEASPYATTQSITALLDLDLRPVLAKINIPVAIFHGTQDKLCPFPLAEELNKGIKNSYIVKFEESGHALFVEEATKFNQELEKFANK; from the coding sequence ATGAAAAAGACAATTTTAGCAATCGCAATTTTAGTTTCTCTTTTTACTAATAGCCTAATCGCTCAAACCAAAAGAGTGCCAGCTTCGGCAGGAAGAGCAGAGTACATCGAAGTAGAAAAAAATGTACGCTTACACGTAACTGACCTCGGAACTGGTAAGCCTATCGTTTTGATTCACGGGTGGCCATTGAGTGATGCCATGTATGAATATCAATATCAATATTTGGTTCAAAAAGGATTTAGAGTAATTGGTATTACATTACGTGGCTTTGGAAAATCTGATAAACCTTATGGTAAGTATAATTTCGATGTGTTTTCGGATGATATTAAAATTGTACTAGAAAAATTAAAGATTCAAAATGCAGTTTTAGGTGGTTTTTCGATGGGCGGTGCAGTTGTGATTCATTACGTAACTAAATACAATGCTGCTCATGTAAGTAAATTGGCTCTGTTTGGTGCTGCTGCCCCATCTTGGAAACAAAGAGATAGTTCTCCATTTGGTGTTACTGCAGCTGCTGGTGCGAATTTAATCAATCAAACCATGACTCAACGACAAGATTTAATTGCTGGTTTTGGAAGTGCCTTCCCAGCAAAAGAAGGTAATATTTCTAAAAATGTTGAAAAATGGTTGGAAAGTATCAATTTAGAGGCATCTCCTTATGCCACAACACAATCTATTACTGCCTTACTTGACCTCGACTTGCGACCTGTATTGGCAAAAATTAACATTCCAGTAGCCATATTTCATGGAACACAGGATAAACTTTGTCCTTTCCCTTTGGCAGAAGAGTTGAACAAAGGAATCAAAAATTCGTATATCGTAAAATTTGAAGAAAGTGGACACGCCTTGTTTGTAGAAGAAGCTACAAAATTCAATCAAGAGCTTGAAAAATTTGCCAACAAATAA